ACTCCCCTCATGGACATAGGGTCACACCCTTCACCATGAGGAGGGAACACTGCGTTATGACGACTCCTGGAGGGAGCCCTAGAAGTATTGTCCCCAAGGTAATGTCCACTGTTAGTAAAAAAGGGAAAGCACAAGGAAACTTGTAATCACTACCACTTCCCCAGCTGGACGAGGGCTGGATGGACGACGACAGGAACGACTTCCTGGATGACCTGCACATGGACATGCTGGAGGAGCAGCACCACCAGGCCATGCAGTTCACAGCCAGTGTCCTCCAGCAGGTAACCTGGGGGCCAGCCCCACACCCCACAGGCACATGCCCTCCCCTCCGTCCCTTCCTGCTGCTCAGGAGCATCCAAAATGCACCCGCCTGGAAGATAGAAAGCACTTAGGCCATTTCCCATGTCTGAGCGAGAGAAATGCAAGCCCAACGCTCCCTGGCCGAGCTGTCACGGCTGAGCAGTCACCCTGGGCTTAGCTGCCTTCTGATATCTGTTGGTGCCAGCATTCCCGTAGACTCGGGGAAGCCGTGTATTTGAAACTGAGCAATTCCCTGTTTAACCTGAGCTTGGGGGAGCCTAGTAGCTGCCTCCTGTGCCCTCCCATGGTCAGGGTCACACTCCCACTTTCTGAGTCCCTATGAGCACTCCGTGCATCCTGGGACCCCTGCACTGCTCTACTTGTGAAACTCACTCACTGAAATAACCATTATTATTCCCACTGGAAACAATGATAAGGTGCCCAGACAGACAGTGCTGGCCAGTGCCCCACCCTACTGTCAGCCTCCTCCGGAAACACTTGTCCTACAAGGGTGTTCTTGTTTTCTCCGTGCAGAAGAAGCACGAGGAAGACGGTGGGACCACGGACACGGCCACCATCCTGTCCAACCAGCACGAGAAGGACAGCGGCGTGGGGCGGACAGACGAGAGCACGCGCAACGACGAGAGCTCGGAGCAGGAGAACAACGGTGACGACGCCATGGCGTCCTCCAACCCGCTGGCGGGCCAGAGGAAGCTCACGTGCAGCCAGGACACGCTGGGCAGCGGTGACCTGCCCTTCAGCAACGAGTCCTTCATGTCGGCCGACTGCACGGACGTGGACTACCTGGGCATCCCAGTAGATGAGTGCGAGCGCTTCCGCGAGCTGCTGGAGCTCAAGTGCCAGGTGCAGAGCGGCGGCCCATACGGCCTGTGCGACGCGGCCAAGAGCGAGCCCGAGAGCGTGGACAAGGAGCTGGAGCTGCTCAACGAGGAGCTGCGCAGCATCGAGCTCGAGTGCCTGAGCATCGTGCGCGCACACCGGCTGCAGCAACTGCGGGAGCAGGCGCGGGAGCCCTGGCTGCTGGCGCCTGGCGCCTTCCGCAGCTACGCGGCCAGCGTGGACGGGCGCCGGCGTGAGCTGGCCGACATCACCGAGCTGCCCGAGAAGTCCGACAAGGACAGCTCAAGCGCCTACAACACGGGCGAGAGCTGCCGCAGCACCCCGCTTGCCCTGGAGCTGTCCCCGGACAACTCCCTGCGGAGGGCGGCCGAGGGCGGCGCCGAGGCCAACCTCCTGGCCATCACAGAAGACCCCGAGGTGGGTACCCCACTCTACAGCCCTTCGGCCAAAGAACCTGAGCTCGGGCCCGCCCTGGAGGGCTCGGAGCACAGGGCCGAGGGCAGCAGGAGCCCGCCGCTGCGCGCTGCCTGCCGGTCCGCAGCCCCGCACTCGCCCTACAAGCACGCGCACATCCCCGCGCACGCGCAGCACTACCAGAGCTACATGCAGCTCATCCAGCAGAAGTCGGCCGTGGAGTATGCGCAGAGCCAGATGAGCCTGGtgagcatgtgcaaggacctcaACTCCGCCACCTCCTCCGAGCCGCGCATGGAGTGGAAGGTGAAGATCCGCAGCGACGGCACGCGCTACATCACCAAGCGGCCCGTGCGCGACCGCCTGCTGCGGGAGCGTGCGCTCAAGATCCGCGAGGAGCGCAGCGGCATGACCACCGACGACGACAACCTGAGCGAGATGAAGATGGGCCGCTACTGGAGCAAGGAGGAGCGCAAGCAGCACCTGGTGAAGGCCAAGGAGCAGCGGCGCAGGCGCGAGTTCATGATGCAGAGCAGGTTAGACTGTCTGAGGGAGCAGCAGGGGGCcgaggagaggaaggaggtgagcATCCTGGAACTGAGCCACAAGAAGATGATGAAGAAGAGGAACAAGAAGATCTTCGACAACTGGATGACCATCCAGGAACTCCTGACGCACGGCACCAAGTCCCCCGATGGCACGAGAGTGTACAATTCCTTCCTCTCCGTGACTACTGTATAATGCCCACCTCGGCGCGCGGTTCATAGGAGTGACCACCACCGGGGGGTGGAGATTCCTGCCTCGTTCAATGCGGCACGTTTTTGTATATAAGACAGTCATCCTGTTTATAGTCTCAGTCTGTCACACCTGCGACTGGGCTGTCACCGCTGTTTTCAGTGCAGGTAAAATTACACCCTTTACCGTCTTTGAAGGCAATACTAACAGCTTTTTTCAAATAGCAATTGTACTTTTTTACTTGTTACCTTTTACATAAAgtgtttaaatttcaaaaagatcTTTTATTACGTATACTTTCACAGAATAATTTGTTGAAActatattcatataaaaaaaaagttaaacacgctttttttttcctgcctaaaATACAACTGCCGGTATGTATTTTTAATGGAATCCTATTTTATAACCTTACTTTGCTGAATGTGTTTCATACGGATGACCATTAATATATATGTAGGTCAAGGTTTCAACTCAAAACCACCAACTTCTGTGGTTCAGGATTTAATAACAATAATCAAACCAGCACTACTTAGACTTGGAATGATACGTTGACACAGTTTTCTGGTGAAGGTTCCTAAGAGATTGTAAAGGTCTTAGAAAGCAAAATATCCTGCAGCTTTATGGAAGTTTAAGCATGTTTGCAAATATTGCAGCCTGTTGGAAGATTTGCATGTACAGGAAAAGTTGTGGATGGAGATGGTTTGTGAAACTTTAAGTGTTCATTGTAGTCAGCCTTTGCTTTGTAGATCGGAAGGTACAGACTTATATAAGCAAGTTCATGAAATCACCTTTAGTTACAAACACTAagtaaaatgaagttaaaataaattattattttctatttgatatGTTTTGATGTGATTCCTCATTTTGCAGTGGTGcctacaaaataaaaaccttttgcagtgtttattttttttcccttggttgtATGACCTGCTACCTTGGAAGGATTCACCTCTTTCAGCCTAGAAGCCAATGACATAAGTAAATCAAGATCTAACAGCACTGAATAAGGCCACAAATATACCGTCCATAGAGTCCTGCATTGTGACAGCTTGACTGACAGCGAGCTTCACTCTGGCCCAATGCCCTATCAATATGAATGGTTGTGAACAAGTTTAGCAGTTGGGGCCATGTTAACTGATTATTACTCACAGGCAGTAATGATTGGTGTAAACCAAAGAAATAACTATCAACTCTGGGCGAGTTTGTCCAACTTTCCATTTCTATGGTAAATCTGCAAATTGGGCAGTATTTTCATACATTAAAAGGGGTCACCAAAGTAGGTGGGCTTCAAAAGTGATCTCTTTCAGACCACAATCACTGTCAAGAGCCTATGTAATAAATCTGCTACCAATTGTTCCCTTTACACTAATTGCCACTATAATACctactgaaaaataaagattagcAAGAGTATGCATGATACCAGATATCTGCTTTACTCACATTGAAATTTGGATTGAAACAGCAAGGCATTTTAGATATCTCAGACATCAATTTCTTTCCAAAGACCCATTAAAACCTCAATCCTTCCTTTGGGGCCGGAATCTTAAAACCCATTGGTAGTTACACTTGTAATAAAATAACTTCATGAAAATGAGATACTGAAATATTTATCACCACTAAAATTACTAAGGtaatgacataatttcttttaacctagaggtgcttaatcacggagccacatccccagccctttatattttaacacagggccttgctaagtttctgaggctggctttgaactatgatcctcctgcctcagcctcccaagctgcttggatGTCAGGTGGACACTACCACACCCGATGGTAATTACATGATTTACATACTAATCCCGCTACACAATTCTAACGAGCCCTCCAAGGTGACATTTTTGCAGAGTGGACTGTTAGGCCACGGTATCCCTGTACTTTCGAATCCAACCTCCAACAGAATTGGATCCAAGTTTCCAAGTCCCCAAGCCCTGTGTTCCCAGTGAGTGTCACACAGAGAACATATACTAGCCCAGTGAATTATGCAGCACCTATGAGCATCTGTTTGGGGGGAGGGGCGAATAGCTTCCCTCTCTTGGGTGTTGTCACTAAAGCCCACCCAGAACAAAATATCCAAGAGTCATGGGGTATGAGAATCAAGCAGAAGGGTTTCTGATCAGGGCTTCCCATGTACCTCTGGAATTAGGGACCAGCCCATGCGCTTAGGGAAAAGTACAGGGAAATAATAAAGCCAGAGGCATTTAAGTCCCAGTCTAGATACTTGGGTTCCAACTTCTGTCTCAAATCACTCCATCAGCTAGATACACCTGCTGCTGCTCACTACTTGAAATGCAAACTGAGGTCTCAATTTAATTCAGATCCAGTCCTTAAAAAGTTGAGACACCCCTTAGAAATCATCACTCTGCCAATGAGAACTGGAGGAGGCAAGGAAACTCGGTGAGGCTCATTAATAACCAAACTGGGACTGGAATTCAGCCCCCGACCCCCGGCCCCATGTCTCTGATAGCCCCACACCCAGGAGCATCCTCTGCGCAATTTCAATACATTCCATCCCATACCCTCAATCACCAATGGCTGCCCAGGGTGAGCACGAGCCCGCAAACATGAATCTTCCCCTTCTTCAATCAACCTGAGCTCCCCAATGCCTCCCTGTGCAAGCCTCACTGAGCTGGTGGCGAGTCAAGGGATTTTCCTGGGTAATAGCAAGGAGACAATTTACCCTTCCGTGGTCACTGACGTGCAACCCTCCATCCCGTGTAAACAGCGACCACTGTGACCAACAGGTCTTTCTACCAGCCCTGCTGCCTGTACCATGGTTCCTGGGCTCATTAAGAATCGGATAGAAGCTATGGATTCCCTCTGCTGGGGGGAAAAAGTGTACTTAAAGCAAATAATACATCATTGATGGCATTTAATATCAGACACTTGACATAACCCTGGAACCTACTCGTGCACTCTCACGGGTAAGAGGACTCCAAGTTTGGGCCAGCTAAATTTAATAGCActatggatttatttttcaagCTTCATTTGCTTGTATTTTGCAGAATTAGTTGATGTGAATGCCTGCTTTTAATATcaaggaatacatttttttttccttatcagaACCATATTGCTTAAGGCTATGAAAACATGATTGACCACTAGGACATCGACAGTTGTGCTAAGGTTTTTCTCACAGCTAAGTACATTTAGGAACTGTGAGAGCATATTCCCGATTCTCCATAGCAGCTACCCCCATCTGCCTCAAGACTCTCTTACACTTTTTCTAGAagacaaagagaaggaaatgaggactTATCAACCCTGTAGAGCTACAATTCAGAAGCCACAAGCCACACTTTAAAATGTGGTGGACCCAATGCCAACACTCCTGGGTCCGATCCCTAGCACtgaaataactttaaataaataaaacgtgGCTAGTCCACATTCACATGTTCTAGGAAAACGCATTTTGAagacttaactttttaaaaagaggtaaacTATTGCAAAAGTTTTTATAGatcttgaaataatatttttcatgtgaTGGGTTCATAAGATACACAACTGTCACTCATTCCTTTGTCACTTGGATTCTAGAGCATTCTAAATGACATATGTGGCTTGTATTAAATGTCCACCAAGTATCAGCTGAGCATGTCCTGACCGTGAAGCCTGGTCTCCGCTGAATTCTCAGGCCTGTTCTTTGAGGCAGGTGACTTTATCAACAATTAGACTCCAGGGAAGTCCTCCGCCCAGTGAGTAGAGAGATGTTATTTGAATGCGCAACACCGGACGCAAGACCCTTTCCCCATCACCACTGTCACCCCATCTGCCTCTCGAGAAGCAATCCAAAGTAGGCTCGGGTTGTGTTAATATCTGTGGCACATttacaattataataaaataaattgcatCTAAGTGACAGACATTTCCCTCGGTTCCTTTTAAGTTCTAAATTACAGACTCTCCTCTCTTGCCAAGAATACAGGACAACGCATTAAAAAATGTAGAAGCGTGAGGCACAAATTAAGCTCGTCATTTCTCGTGTGGCAACAGGAGATCCCGAAAATCAAGACTCACAAGCACCCAGTGTGGGATTGCCCATCGCCTTGGGAATCCTCGTGGAGGATGAATTGGGAGACTCCACAGCCCCACGCAGCCCTGGGCAGTAGGTTGCAGGTGACTAGTCACAACTCTGCCCCAAACTGAGGGGGAGAGAATTCGTCGTAGCAAGTGGCAACCACTCCCACCTTCATTTCTGTGTCCCCATTGTCTTAGCATCTCTTGGATTTCCGTGTGCACCCGCTAGTTAAAAAGAAATCACCAAaaccagagaagctgcaagaattCTCTTGGCAAATGCTGTGGTCTTCGATTTGGATGAAATGCGAATCCCCTTCAGCGGTTACGGAAGCCAGCATAGCTCTTCAGGTTTCGttagatgtttttgttttgggtttttttaatcatttttttctttcgcTTCCAGTTGCACCCAATCCTGGAGGGTCGGGGGCAGCAGGGGCACGCGATGGGTTTTCCTTTATCAGTGGCAGGAGCCTGACCCCCATCGCACCTGGATTTGTTCTCCAATGAGACATGGACCTCGGGGGCACGAGGACTTGGCCGCCAAACTCTCCCCAGTGGCTCACGCCCCCTGCGTCAGGAGCCAGGCCAGGCGCCCTGGGAAGGCCCCCGAGGTGGGCAGGCAGAGCCCCTCAGCCACCCGCCCGGGCTTCTCCCTATACCCCAATGCTTCTCGGGTGTCATTTTGTCACAGAGAGACCCCTTTGAACTCCAGAGAGGGCACAGCCTCGTAGGAAACGCGGGGATTCATAGGCCCCATGCTGTAGGCGTGGCAGAGGTCACCTGGCCCTCCCAGGCCAGCAGCCTCAGCCATCTTTGTGACCTTGAAGACGACCTCCTTGACCTTGGCAGTAGATGCTCTGAGAGGTCACCAAGAGGCATGAGCGAGAAGAGACGGAATGGATCGACTGGACTTAATTGTTGGTGGAAGGCTATGAAGTGACCAGGTCATCTGCATCTGGGGGAACAAGCAAGCCACCCTTCGGGAAGGCTCCGGGATCGAGGAGGCgcccagagccccagccccagggaagaGGGGCCACTTTCCCCAACCAAATAGACCCACTCAAAGACGGCGACAGAGGTCAGCAGACCTGTCTCCAAAGATGGAAATCCAAAGGCCAGCAAGCCCTTCAACATGCCCTAGTCATCACCCACTCTCAGGTGGCCACCAGGTGGCCGCACCCCCAGGAGGCGCCTCTGGAAACGCGGAAGTGGTTTCTCAGAAATGTCCTAGAATTGCCATAGGCCTCCGCACTGTGACTTCTGAGTACAGAAGCAAATGACCTGAAGGCAGAGGCTAAACAGACATCTGTGTCTGAGTGGTCACTGCAGGTGACTCATGCCAGCCACCAGGTGGAAACCTACATGCACCCGTAATGGATAAACAGAGTGgggcacaatggaatattattgggCCATGAAAGGGAATGGATTCTGATAGATGTCACAACCCAGATGAACCTTGAAGTATtttgctaagtgaattaagccagaGATAAAGGCATAAATACTATATAATTCTagatttatgaaagaaaaattcataaagCAATAAATTAAAAGCGATTTTCAGTTCTGAGGGAAAGAGTTATTGCTCAGCAGGTAGAGAGTTTCTGGGGAAACAAAATTGTTTTGGAAACATAGTGGTGAATGTAACCAATGTCACACACATGGCACTAAAAGTGGTTAAAAGGGCCATGTTACTGTGTATATGATTTATAGTATGTAGCATATTTGCTTCTCCATGCGACATAATATTGTACAGAGACCTATGTCACATGCACATAATTACGATCCTAAAGATCCGTGTCTTAGACTCAAGCCAGATTCCTTTCCTGGGGACACGTGGGTCATGGGGTATTGGACACCACTCACTCTCGGCCCCCTAGTGAGCTCAGGGGCCGATCATGTGCCACCCCAGGGGGTCCCCTGTGTTCACCAAAGCCCCCCAGATGCCGGGTCAGATCTGATCTGAGGTCAAAGGGACCCGAGCCACATGAGGCCGGAGCCGCTCACATCGCCGAGCGCTCTTCTTAACGGGGGTCTGGGGAACGAACGGCACCCCCACTCTGCCGAGCCTCCAACCTGGGAGTCGGCACAGGGCGTGGATGTGGCCACCTTGGGATCCCCAAGGACAGTCACAAGTGGTGTCCAATAGCACCAAGCACGTGTTAGGAACCCCAACACGCCTACATGACACCTGGGCTCCGCGGGGCCTGGCAGGGGACGGGCTCCCTCCAGAAATGAAGTCAGCCGCAGATTGGCCTCCTGCCGCCCTCCAGGGGACGCCCCAGGGCTCTGTGTCAGCTCCAAACGGAAAAACCAGGCCACAAGGGCACGCTCAGCAGGCCGTCCCCCACCAGAGTCCTGGGAATTGTCACAAATTGCCGACATGAGGAACGGACCCCCCATGGGACCCGGccacccctctcctcctccttcatcctaCAGAACTAAAACCTGCACCACAGTGAGCCGCGCACACCAGTGTTTACAGCAGCGCGATTCACAGGGGCCACAGGGTTTGTAAGTCATAAAGGGCAAAGTACCCATTACACACACACTCAGGGCTGCTGACGTCCTCCTAACAGCCATAATACTTCCACTCACAGCAGAAGACTAGAATTTAGCCAGGGGTCAGTGACCCTGCTCTGTAAAGGACCGTGCGGTGACATCGCCGATGCGAGGGCCAGAGACAAACGCGAGGGCCAGCGCTGGGTTCTTGGGGTCAAAGAGAAAACACATCTCCATGTTTTACTCGGTGGATCACAAAGCACCTGAGCAGGGTTTTGAGTCCTGCAGACTCAGGACTAAGAAGAGAATCTGTCAGGGAGGGGGCCATTTTACTGAGTGTTCAGTCAGTGCCCCCCACACCCCGTCATTAAGTTGGTTGCAAGTATACCCTGGTAAGACCCCTTCAGCACCTGGGCCAAAGGAAACAGGGCTGGCTGGCTTGGCTGGGGTACACAGTCCCCCGACTCCTGGGTCAGAACATGTATtacagcgtgtgtgtgtgtgtgggcctGTGGGTGTGCATGTGGGTGGGCCAGTGGGTGTGCATGTGGGTGGGCCAGTGGGTGGGCCTGTGGGTGGGCCAGTGGGTGGGTCTGTAGGTGGGCCTGTGGGTGGGCCAGTGGGTGGGCCAGTGGGTGGGCCAGTGGGTGGGCCTGTGGGTGGGCCTGTGGGTGGGCCTGTGGGTGGGCCAGTGGGTGGGCCTGTGGGTGGGCCAGTGGGTGGGCCTGTGGGTGGGCCAGTGGGTGGGCCTGTGGGTGGGCCTGTGGGTGGGCCTGTGGGTGGGCCAGTGGGTGGGCCTGTGGGTGGGCCAGTGGGTGGGCCAGTGGGTGGGCCAGTGGGTGGGCCTGTGGGTGGGCCAGTGGGTGGGCCAGTGGGTGGGCCTGTGGGTGGGCCTGTGGGTGGGCCAGTGGGTGGGCCAGTGGGTGGGCCAGTGGGTGGGCCAGTGGGTGGGCCTGTGGGTGGGCCTGTGGGTGGGCCAGTGGGTGGGCCAGTGGGTGGGCCAGTGGGTGTGCATGTGGGTGGGCCtgtgtacacacaaacacatataaagATCCAGCTGCAGGTGGACGGATGGAGGGAGATGCATCTACCATGAGGAACGGCTCCCAGGACTGTGGAGGGGAGAGGGCCCTCATCTGCAGGTTCGGTCTGCCAGCCGAGGACTCAGAGCTGGCAGCATAGTTCCAGTCCCCAAACTGACACATTCAAGGTCCCCAAGGAGCTGTTTCATTTGAACCCAAAGACAGCTGCTGTGCAAAGATCCTGGGGCATGAAAACCGTCATGCAGGGAGGGGCCGATGTGTCCTTACAGATGGGCCTTTGGTTGGGCTTAATGGCCTTGCTGCAGGGTGGGAGAGTCCCCCACAACAGCTGCAGGGTCACCCATGCCAGGGTCACCCATGCCTTGCTTCTGCTGCTGTGCAGACACCACCGTGCCCCATGTCCAGGTGacagcccagccccctccccctggcTTTCCTGGCCTGCTGTGGTACTGTGGCCACCCTGGAGCCCCCAAAACTGTACATCACGGTTGAATCGTGCCCCCCCCAACGTCACACGTTGGCATCCTCACCCCCTGAGGCTCAGAACGGGGCCTTACGTGGAAACCGTGTGATCAGGATGATATGGGGTCACTGGACAGCTCCAGCCCAGGATGACCGGCATCTCACAGAAGGGGGACATCGGGGACACAGGCACCCGGCAGAGGGCGGCCTGGGAAGTGAGGGCCGCACAGAGGGGCCACTTCACTAGGCCAGGAACGCGAGGTCGCCCCGCCCCTCCAGGGCAAGGAGAGAGGCAGGAGCCCAGGAGCCCTCAGCCATGCCCGCCCGGTCCCAGGCGTCCAGCCTGCACAGCTGTGGGACAGTAGATGCCTGTGGAAGCCACGCTTGTTGCTACTTAGGTCCAGCATAGAACAAGGCGTCACCTGGGCCCTGCCTGCCACTGTCCCCGGCTTCTCCTGTATAGAATTGCTGCCCGATTCAGGGGGGctcctagtttttaaaataaaatcagaggctACTTCACAGAACCAGGTCTGGGCAGCACCTGGGGGCCAGCGTGCGGGTCAGGAGGCCGGACCTGATGCAGCAGGCCAGGGCAAGTCCCCGAGGGCAGCAGGGGCCACGTTCCCGAGGTCGGCGTCTGCAGGGTTCCCAGTGGCTGCTGGGCCACCGGCCTGGCTGGCAACGGCTGACTACCCTTCATCTGGGAGGTCCCTCCCCGAGGCCGAGCTGTCTGGACTATTCCAGGTCACCCACACCAGAGAACCCCACCAGCACTTAGAGATGTGTTGGGCAGTAAAAGCCAGCCATGACTGCCCGCAGGAAGACTCGGAGAGCTTAAAATGTGATCAGCTTTGCTGATAAGAGCACGGCATTAGGTGACCATAAATTGTTGATAACGGCCTTCTGCAGACGGCCAGCTGGCGCAACGGGATCAGGAAGTCAAGAGAAGAATTGCTCGATACGAGTCCCCAAAGATCCCTTCCACCCAGGGCACCCAGATGAGGAGCTTGCCCACGGGGCGTTATCTGGTCCTTGCACCATACAGCCATCGACTCGCGGGCAGGGAGCCATCCTCGGCCAAATCTTCTCCCTTTTAAGCCCAAGAGtctcagctctggaggctgggggtgCCCCAGTCCCCATGAGGAGAAACCCGGGGCAGAGCGTCTTCCCTACCCCATCCCCCTTCCAGGGTGGCCCCCGACACCTGTCACAGCCCAGCACAGCCAGGGGACCTCACAGGGCCCTGGGATGGGGCAGCGTTGAGAGGCAGCAGCACCCATCTCTCCCCCTTGaatgagcacctactgtgtacctGTCCCTGAGCAAAGCTAGTGAATCCAGCAGGTGCCTAGGAAGCCCCCGAGGCTGCGAGCGTTTGCAGGAGTGAGGATGTCACACGTCTGTGAGGCTGAATGACAGGTTCAAAGTCCCTCGCTCAGCAAGCCGCAGGGCTGGGCGCTTATCAGGACCAGTCGCGCCCTGAGCCACCCTCCCTGTGGCCAGCTGAGGACTCGCTAATGGAGGCCACTGCTTTCCATGAACCAGCGAACAGTCCTGGGACTAATGGTACGAGGGAGTGACCTCCTGGGGTCACTAGGCCTCTGTCCTGTGTCCCTGCAGGCGGCCAGCAAAACATGCTCTTTTTCACCTGGTCCCTTCCACTTCAGCAAGAGCCACCAACAGACGTCTCTTACCCAAGAAAATCCTCCCCAAAGCATTTCCTGGTTTCCCTGGAAGCCGGGGCACACCCTGTTGTCGATTCACAGAAACGGGGTCATccctctgtgactggcttttTCCCCTAAAGAATGTGCCACAGGCAGTTCCCACATGAACGCACAAGTGGCCACGTCATTTTCCACAAATGCAGGGTGCCCTGCACACGGAGGCACTGTGCGTCACCGTGCCACGCAGAAGCCATCGAGTCACGCCAGCGTCTGCCTATAACCCCCACCACCCCCGCCTCAGCTCAGCAGGGGAGGGTGCATCTCACACCCCGAGAGACCCCCACCCCAGGAAAGCTGCGCCAACCAGCACCGTGCCCAGCTGCACACGAGGTGTCGGGAGATGACCTCCCTGACCCTGGTAGGACACCATGGGGAAACCTATTCCCCTCCCTCCAGACCCTTCTCTGCCCCTCGGGGTCTTTGCAGACTCTGCCCCCTCTTCTGGACTCCCCATCCGTCCTGCTCCCCGGTGACTCTCCTGCCGTCCCAGGGGAAGGGAGCCCCCTTAGAGACGCGGGAAAGTGGGCACAGCCTCAATGCCAGTCCCCCTGTCTGCACAGCACCTCAGGATTCCTCCCTGGTATTTATCGAGTGGAACCGATCTGCTTCGTGTCCGTCCTGGTGATAGACTGGGAACTCCATGAGGACCTGGCACGGGGCTCGCCCGCTGCCTCCGCAGAGCTAACACCCAGCACAGCACCCATGGAGggcgaggaggaggagagggagggagggagaggggccgGCGCAGAAGGGCGGCTAGATGGACAGGCCGTGCCAGGAAGTCCTCAGAGCAGGGATGTTCCTTAAGAGCCACCCGACCTGGCACTCCAGACGGGGCCCGCCGAGCAGACGGCAAGCACGTGGGGCAGGAGCCCCAGGTGGACAGGACAgaggaggggacgggaggagggGGTGCAGGGCCCCATGGCCACAGGTGAATaggccacagtgaatctcatgtCGACATAAGGCACAACTAAATAGTGAGGGTGACAGGAGGGAGATCGCAGAGCCCTGCGACAGgcggggagggaagagaaggtcCTGGGAATCGGGTGGATCACATCCCGCTCTGCGCGTCTGCGAGATGGCACCCAGACACGGTAGCATGCGGTGACTATGCACCAGAAGGTAATAAAAGAGGGTCCGTGTGCCCCAGAGCCCACGAAAACCTCCCAACAGGCTGAGACACCATCGTAGAGGCCACCTCCATCAGTCGGGTCGGGGCCCCGGGGCAGCCCACCAGCAAACCGGAGCCCTTCTACGGGCCAGAAGTGCAGATCCAAGGTGTGAGCAGGGCC
The sequence above is a segment of the Ictidomys tridecemlineatus isolate mIctTri1 chromosome 16, mIctTri1.hap1, whole genome shotgun sequence genome. Coding sequences within it:
- the Pdzrn3 gene encoding E3 ubiquitin-protein ligase PDZRN3 isoform X4, which codes for MFTPPAEAQLVDAGTQTDITFEHIMALTKMSSPSPPVLDPYLLPEEHPSAHEYYDPNDYMGDMHQDMDREELELEEVDLYRINSQDKLGLTVCYRTDDEDDIGIYISEIDPNSIAAKDGRIREGDRIIQINGIEVQNREEAVALLTSEENKNFSLLIARPELQLDEGWMDDDRNDFLDDLHMDMLEEQHHQAMQFTASVLQQKKHEEDGGTTDTATILSNQHEKDSGVGRTDESTRNDESSEQENNGDDAMASSNPLAGQRKLTCSQDTLGSGDLPFSNESFMSADCTDVDYLGIPVDECERFRELLELKCQVQSGGPYGLCDAAKSEPESVDKELELLNEELRSIELECLSIVRAHRLQQLREQAREPWLLAPGAFRSYAASVDGRRRELADITELPEKSDKDSSSAYNTGESCRSTPLALELSPDNSLRRAAEGGAEANLLAITEDPEVGTPLYSPSAKEPELGPALEGSEHRAEGSRSPPLRAACRSAAPHSPYKHAHIPAHAQHYQSYMQLIQQKSAVEYAQSQMSLVSMCKDLNSATSSEPRMEWKVKIRSDGTRYITKRPVRDRLLRERALKIREERSGMTTDDDNLSEMKMGRYWSKEERKQHLVKAKEQRRRREFMMQSRLDCLREQQGAEERKEVSILELSHKKMMKKRNKKIFDNWMTIQELLTHGTKSPDGTRVYNSFLSVTTV
- the Pdzrn3 gene encoding E3 ubiquitin-protein ligase PDZRN3 isoform X2; this translates as MGFELDRFDGDVDPDLKCALCHKVLEDPLTTPCGHVFCAGCVLPWVVQEGSCPARCRGRLSAKELNHVLPLKRLILKLDIKCAHAARGCGRVVKLQALPEHLERCDFAPARCRHAGCGQLLLRRDVEAHMRDACDARPVGRCQEGCGLPLTHGEQRAGGHCCARALRAHNSALQARLGALHKALKKEALRAGKREKSLVAQLAAAQLELQMTALRYQKKFTEYSARLDSLSRCVAAPPGGKGEETRSLTLVLHRDSGSLGFNIIGGRPCVDNQDGSSSEGIFVSRIVESGPAAKEGGLQIHDRIIEVNGKDLSRATHDQAVEAFKTAKEPIVVQVLRRTPRTKMFTPPAEAQLVDAGTQTDITFEHIMALTKMSSPSPPVLDPYLLPEEHPSAHEYYDPNDYMGDMHQDMDREELELEEVDLYRINSQDKLGLTVCYRTDDEDDIGIYISEIDPNSIAAKDGRIREGDRIIQINGIEVQNREEAVALLTSEENKNFSLLIARPELQLDEGWMDDDRNDFLDDLHMDMLEEQHHQAMQFTASVLQQKKHEEDGGTTDTATILSNQHEKDSGVGRTDESTRNDESSEQENNGDDAMASSNPLAGQRKLTCSQDTLGSGDLPFSNESFMSADCTDVDYLGIPVDECERFRELLELKCQVQSGGPYGLCDAAKSEPESVDKELELLNEELRSIELECLSIVRAHRLQQLREQAREPWLLAPGAFRSYAASVDGRRRELADITELPEKSDKDSSSAYNTGESCRSTPLALELSPDNSLRRAAEGGAEANLLAITEDPEVGTPLYSPSAKEPELGPALEGSEHRAEGSRSPPLRAACRSAAPHSPYKHAHIPAHAQHYQSYMQLIQQKSAVEYAQSQMSLVSMCKDLNSATSSEPRMEWKVKIRSDGTRYITKRPVRDRLLRERALKIREERSGMTTDDDNLSEMKMGRYWSKEERKQHLVKAKEQRRRREFMMQSRLDCLREQQGAEERKEVSILELSHKKMMKKRNKKIFDNWMTIQELLTHGTKSPDGTRVYNSFLSVTTV